ACGACCGACGGCACGGCCGACGATCCTTATGTGGCCCGCTATTATTGGTCGCCCGATTCGAAGTATTTGGCAGCCATTCAAGAAAAAGTGGGGGAGAACCGGCAAATTCATTTCATCGAGTCGTCGCCCCGCGATCAGGTGCAGCCCAAATTGCACACCCTCGATTATGCCAAGCCGGGGGACAAACTTCCCGTGGCCCGGCCCCGGCTGTTCGACATTGCCGGCCGCAAGCAAATTGCGGTTTCCGAAGAGCTGTTTCCTAATGCCTGGAGCATTACCGACGTGCATTGGCAGCCCGACTCTAAGCGTTTCATGTTTTTATACAACCAGCGTGGGCATCAAGTGCTGCGGATTATGGGCGTGGATGCGGCCAGCGGCGAAGCGAAAGCCATTGTCGACGAACACAGCGACACGTTTATCGATTACGCCGACAAGCAGTTCTCGCAATATTTGGACGACACCCACGAACTGATTTGGATGTCAGAGCGCGACGGCTGGAATCATCTGTATTTGTACAACGTCGACAGCGGCGAAGTGAAAAAACAAATTACCCGCGGACCGTGGGTGGTGCGCGCCGTCGATTATGTCGATACTGCCAAACGGCAAATTTGGTTTCGGGCCGGCGGCATTCATGCCGAGCAGGACCCGTACTACGTGCACTTTTGTCGGGTGAATTTTGACGGCACCGATTTGGTCGTATTGACAGCAGGCGATGGAACGCATGAAGTGGATTTTTCGCCCGATCGGCGGTTCTTGGTCGACACGTACTCCCGGGTCGACATGCCGCCAGTGACGGAATTGCGCCGCTGCGAAAACGGCAGCCTGGTTTGCTCGTTGGAACGCGCCGATTGGACGGCGCTCCTGGATACCGGCTGGCGGCCGCCGGAACGGTTTGTGGCCAAGGGACGCGACGGCCAAGCCGACATTTACGGCATCATTCACCGGCCGACGAAGTTCGATCCGGAGAAAAAATATCCGGTGATCGAGAAAATTTACGCGGGGCCGCAAGGGGCATTTGTGCCTAAGAATTTCGCGCCTTACTACGAGGGCCAGGCGATGGCCGAATTGGGCTTCATCGTGGTCCAAATCGACGGCATGGGCACGAACCTGCGCTCCAAGGCCTTTCACAATGTGTGCTGGAAAAATTTAGGGGACGCCGGCTTTCCCGATCGCATATTGTGGATGAAGGCTGCCGCCGAAAAATATCCAGAAATGGATTTAACCCGCATCGGCATTTATGGCACTTCCGCGGGCGGGCAAAGTGCGCTGCGGGCCCTACTGGCCGATGGCAATTTTTACAAGGCGGCCGTGGCCGATAGCGGCTGCCACGACAACCGCATGGATAAAGTGTGGTGGAACGAACTGTGGATGGGCTGGCCCCTGGGGCCGGAATACGCCGAGCAATCGAACGTGACTCAGGCCAAAAACCTCAAGGGCAAGCTGCTGCTGATCGTGGGGGAGGAGGATACCAACGTCGATCCTACTTCGACCATGCAAGTGGTCAACGCGCTCATCAAAGCCGACAAAGATTTTGAACTCCTCGTGGTGCCCGGCGCCAATCACGGCGTGGGGGCCAGCACCCCGTACGGCGTTCGCCGAACCCGCGATTTTTTCGTGCGTAGCCTGTTGAATAAAGAACCGCGCTGGGTAAATCAAACGTCGACGTCCAACGAAGCAAATTCCGAAAACGATCCGCCTACATCATGAATATATACGACATTGAAGTCGTTGCCATCGATGGTCGCCAGCAAACACTGGCCGACTTTCGCGGACAATCTTTATTGATTGTCAACGTGGCCAGCCGTTGTGGGTTTACGCCGCAGTACGCCGGACTGGAATCTCTTTACCGGCAATACAAAAACCGAGGCTTTAGCGTGCTGGGGTTTCCATGCGATCAGTTTGGTCATCAAGAGCCAGGCAGCGAAGCAGAAATCCAACAGTTTTGCACGGCCAAGTACGAAGTCAGCTTTCCTCTCTTTGCAAAAATAGAAGTGAACGGCCCGGGAACACACCCTCTGTACCAGTTTTTGAAAGGCGAAAAATCGGGCATTCTAGGCACGGCGGCCATTAAATGGAATTTCACCAAGTTTCTCCTGAACCGACAGGGCGAAGTGATCCAAAGATACGCACCGGTCACCACGCCCGATAAAATCACCGTCGATATTGAACAGCTGCTGCAATCAAATAGTACTCATGCTTGACTTGTGAGTAGAGCACCCATGAGCTTCCAGCTCAGAATCTGACATCCGGCCTGATACTCCCTAAAGTTTAATGCTGCCACCGCAAAGTCGATGCAGACTTTTCAACTTATCGGCCACAACATGCCAATTCCAGCGAATGCTGCCTTTGGTCTTGTATCAACGCTGGCAATGACGTAATCTTTTACCCCGTCGAGTGTTACCGGATTCTACCAACCGCGAGTCAAGGAAGACCGTTCGTCATGTTGCACCAGTCGCATCCGGCGAGCACCACGGGCTCAGCGTCAATTGTTGGCCCTGAGCCATCCGATTCCGTTCTGTCGCTGCCTGCTCAATCATCGTTT
This portion of the Pirellulales bacterium genome encodes:
- a CDS encoding DPP IV N-terminal domain-containing protein, with the protein product MSNHRCWKALLIVSLCALWAAPISAWAQGSKDDYERAQSLQQRTRGKVYADRITANWLNDGKQFWYVVKTGPNQQHWVLVDAEKGQRREAFDHKKMAAALSEAGGKKFSADNLPITSFNLSADLTTAHFSALGKRWQCDLADYKLKEAGASEEEHSTVTVLDRPRPSQSDGPNTTVRFVNRTPGTIKLVWIDASGERSEYGAIEPNKDFEQNTYAGHVWVALDANDRPMGIFQATEKPGVAIVDGSNRFAGAGRGGFRGRRGGGPPDGRALSPDGKWRADIQDHNLIVHGVGTDENIKLTTDGTADDPYVARYYWSPDSKYLAAIQEKVGENRQIHFIESSPRDQVQPKLHTLDYAKPGDKLPVARPRLFDIAGRKQIAVSEELFPNAWSITDVHWQPDSKRFMFLYNQRGHQVLRIMGVDAASGEAKAIVDEHSDTFIDYADKQFSQYLDDTHELIWMSERDGWNHLYLYNVDSGEVKKQITRGPWVVRAVDYVDTAKRQIWFRAGGIHAEQDPYYVHFCRVNFDGTDLVVLTAGDGTHEVDFSPDRRFLVDTYSRVDMPPVTELRRCENGSLVCSLERADWTALLDTGWRPPERFVAKGRDGQADIYGIIHRPTKFDPEKKYPVIEKIYAGPQGAFVPKNFAPYYEGQAMAELGFIVVQIDGMGTNLRSKAFHNVCWKNLGDAGFPDRILWMKAAAEKYPEMDLTRIGIYGTSAGGQSALRALLADGNFYKAAVADSGCHDNRMDKVWWNELWMGWPLGPEYAEQSNVTQAKNLKGKLLLIVGEEDTNVDPTSTMQVVNALIKADKDFELLVVPGANHGVGASTPYGVRRTRDFFVRSLLNKEPRWVNQTSTSNEANSENDPPTS
- a CDS encoding glutathione peroxidase, which gives rise to MNIYDIEVVAIDGRQQTLADFRGQSLLIVNVASRCGFTPQYAGLESLYRQYKNRGFSVLGFPCDQFGHQEPGSEAEIQQFCTAKYEVSFPLFAKIEVNGPGTHPLYQFLKGEKSGILGTAAIKWNFTKFLLNRQGEVIQRYAPVTTPDKITVDIEQLLQSNSTHA